Proteins from a single region of Synechococcus sp. WH 8109:
- the urtA gene encoding urea ABC transporter substrate-binding protein codes for MSTPLSKRLFAGMAAASLGLAVTACGGGDKASNVEYDDSVTVGILHSLTGTMAISESTLVDTEKMAIDEINAAGGVEVDGKKYKIEYIVEDGASDWPTFAEKSKKLIDQDQVPVVFGGWTSASRKAMLPVYESKDAFLYYPIQYEAQECSNNIFYTGATPNQQSEPATKFMFEKSPAAGKPFFLVGSDYVFPRTSNTITKSQVAQLGGTVVGEDYLPLGNTEVAPIIAKIKKALPDGGVIINTLNGDQNVAFFKQIQDAGITPANGYYVMNYSIAEEEISTIGAEFLEGHYGAWNYMMSIDTPASKKFAADFKAKYGADRQVADPQESAYNMVYLWKAAVEKANSFDDNKVREALVGIEFDAPQGPVKVMPNHHLSQTVRIGQITKDGQFDILESTDGPIAPQAWNQIHPDSKGFACDWTDASKGGKYKL; via the coding sequence ATGAGCACCCCTCTTTCCAAGCGTCTGTTTGCTGGCATGGCAGCGGCATCGCTGGGTCTTGCCGTGACCGCCTGTGGTGGTGGCGACAAGGCTTCCAACGTTGAGTACGACGACAGCGTCACCGTTGGCATCCTGCACTCGCTGACCGGCACCATGGCCATCTCCGAGTCCACCCTGGTGGACACTGAGAAAATGGCGATCGATGAGATCAATGCCGCAGGTGGTGTTGAGGTTGACGGCAAGAAGTACAAAATCGAATACATCGTCGAAGATGGTGCATCCGATTGGCCCACCTTCGCTGAGAAGTCCAAGAAGCTGATCGACCAGGACCAAGTTCCCGTCGTCTTCGGTGGTTGGACCTCAGCTAGCCGGAAGGCAATGCTTCCGGTTTATGAATCGAAGGACGCTTTCCTCTACTACCCGATTCAGTACGAGGCTCAGGAGTGTTCCAACAACATCTTCTATACGGGTGCAACTCCGAACCAGCAGTCGGAGCCGGCAACCAAATTCATGTTTGAGAAGTCGCCTGCCGCTGGCAAGCCCTTCTTCCTGGTTGGTTCCGACTACGTGTTCCCGCGTACTTCGAACACGATTACCAAATCCCAAGTTGCACAACTTGGCGGCACCGTTGTTGGTGAGGACTACCTACCCCTCGGCAATACAGAAGTTGCTCCAATCATCGCCAAAATCAAGAAGGCGCTTCCTGATGGTGGCGTGATCATCAACACCTTGAATGGCGACCAAAACGTTGCTTTCTTCAAGCAGATTCAGGATGCCGGCATCACACCAGCCAATGGCTACTACGTGATGAACTACTCCATCGCAGAAGAAGAAATCAGCACGATTGGAGCTGAGTTCCTTGAAGGCCATTACGGCGCTTGGAACTACATGATGTCGATTGACACCCCAGCCTCCAAGAAGTTCGCGGCTGATTTCAAAGCCAAGTACGGCGCTGATCGTCAGGTCGCTGACCCCCAGGAGTCGGCATACAACATGGTTTACCTGTGGAAGGCTGCTGTCGAAAAAGCCAACAGCTTTGACGACAACAAGGTGCGTGAAGCTCTGGTGGGCATCGAGTTTGATGCTCCCCAAGGTCCTGTGAAGGTGATGCCGAATCACCACCTGTCTCAGACCGTGCGCATTGGTCAGATCACCAAAGATGGTCAGTTCGACATTCTCGAGTCCACCGATGGCCCGATTGCACCCCAGGCCTGGAATCAAATTCACCCTGATTCCAAAGGTTTCGCTTGTGATTGGACTGATGCCTCAAAAGGTGGCAAGTACAAGCTCTGA
- the ureG gene encoding urease accessory protein UreG: MSSKLRLGVAGPVGSGKTALVEALCRRLRDDLQLAVVTNDIYTQEDAQFLTRAGALDPERIRGVETGGCPHTAIREDCSINRAAVAELEAQFPDLDLVLVESGGDNLAASFSPELVDLCVYVIDVAAGDKIPRKGGPGITRSDLLVINKIDLAPQVGADLSVMEQDTLRMRGERPWCFTNLQSGEGLEQVVGFLLQQLPKS, from the coding sequence ATGAGCAGCAAACTGCGACTGGGGGTGGCGGGTCCTGTGGGATCCGGCAAGACCGCACTGGTGGAGGCGCTCTGTCGCCGCTTGCGTGACGACCTGCAGCTCGCGGTGGTCACCAATGACATCTACACCCAGGAGGATGCCCAGTTCCTCACCCGTGCCGGTGCACTGGATCCCGAGCGGATCCGTGGGGTCGAGACCGGTGGTTGCCCTCACACGGCGATCCGCGAAGACTGTTCGATCAACAGAGCCGCTGTGGCAGAGCTGGAGGCGCAGTTTCCGGATCTGGATCTTGTTCTGGTTGAAAGCGGTGGCGACAACCTGGCGGCGAGCTTCAGCCCGGAACTGGTGGATCTCTGCGTTTATGTGATTGACGTGGCAGCTGGCGACAAGATCCCTCGCAAGGGAGGCCCAGGCATCACCCGCTCTGATCTGCTGGTGATCAACAAGATTGATCTAGCTCCCCAGGTCGGTGCCGATCTCTCGGTGATGGAACAGGACACCCTGCGGATGCGTGGCGAGCGGCCCTGGTGTTTCACCAATCTCCAAAGCGGGGAAGGCCTAGAGCAGGTGGTGGGGTTCTTGTTGCAACAGCTACCAAAATCATGA
- a CDS encoding urease accessory protein UreF yields the protein MTSLALLQLVSPALPVGAFSYSEGLEVLIQAGSIADEQAIQAWLEAELQRGAVRLEAAALRPFAEALVGWSTQADVAAKERLIDLDGWLLATREAAELRAQQRQMGMSLLQLMSDMGQDLPEPVVLSWPAAWAWAAVGLSVPAGDMVEGYLYGWVANQLSASVRLLPLGPSRAQVLQQRLLPLIALQAQLLQVADPQQLWSSGVGAGMAQLAHAELYSRLFRS from the coding sequence ATGACTTCCCTGGCCTTGTTGCAACTGGTCAGCCCGGCCCTGCCTGTGGGTGCCTTCAGCTATTCAGAGGGCCTGGAGGTGTTGATTCAGGCGGGATCCATCGCCGATGAGCAGGCCATTCAGGCTTGGTTGGAGGCTGAACTGCAACGGGGCGCAGTGAGGCTAGAAGCCGCGGCGTTGAGGCCTTTTGCGGAGGCTTTGGTGGGGTGGTCAACCCAGGCCGATGTTGCGGCCAAGGAGCGTTTGATCGATCTGGATGGTTGGCTGTTGGCCACCCGTGAAGCCGCGGAGTTGCGAGCTCAGCAGCGTCAGATGGGGATGTCGCTGCTGCAGTTGATGTCTGACATGGGCCAGGACCTGCCTGAACCTGTGGTCTTGAGCTGGCCAGCGGCCTGGGCCTGGGCCGCTGTGGGCTTGTCGGTTCCAGCGGGAGACATGGTGGAGGGGTACCTCTACGGCTGGGTTGCCAACCAGCTCAGTGCCTCCGTGCGGCTGCTGCCGTTGGGGCCATCCCGAGCACAGGTGTTGCAACAACGGCTGCTGCCGCTGATTGCCTTGCAAGCGCAGTTGCTTCAGGTGGCCGATCCGCAGCAGCTCTGGAGCAGTGGTGTGGGTGCGGGCATGGCTCAGCTTGCCCATGCTGAGCTGTATTCACGCCTGTTTCGAAGCTGA
- the ureE gene encoding urease accessory protein UreE gives MTDAVVVLGQRLQSSSVKATLQLPLTAEERTVLRGRRTTSCGRPVLLQLPREGSLQPGDLLGDQSGSTVVEVTAAPEALLRVQGSHPLELLQAAYHLGNRHVALELHEKELLLPEDSVLATMLEGRGLTVSPCLQPFAPEGGAYGGHQHG, from the coding sequence GTGACGGATGCGGTGGTCGTGCTGGGGCAGCGCTTGCAGAGCAGCAGTGTCAAGGCAACCCTGCAGTTGCCGTTAACGGCCGAGGAGCGCACGGTGCTTCGAGGTCGTCGCACCACCTCCTGTGGTCGTCCGGTGCTGCTGCAGTTGCCCCGTGAGGGATCGCTGCAGCCTGGTGATCTGCTGGGGGATCAGTCCGGGTCGACCGTTGTGGAGGTGACGGCAGCGCCGGAAGCTTTGCTTCGGGTGCAGGGGTCGCATCCCCTGGAGCTGTTGCAGGCGGCTTATCACCTGGGCAATCGCCATGTCGCCCTGGAGCTCCATGAGAAAGAGCTGTTGCTGCCTGAGGATTCCGTTCTCGCCACGATGCTGGAAGGGCGTGGATTGACGGTCAGCCCCTGTCTCCAGCCGTTTGCCCCCGAGGGCGGCGCCTACGGAGGCCATCAGCACGGATGA
- a CDS encoding urease accessory protein UreD, whose translation MQRLDPWHGRCDLQFHATNDSTRHQGGCTAPFKLLRSERGDDGRCELPVLHTAGGLVGGDQLSLDIKLEANSRCLITSVAAQKVYGSIGRSRLQPEGCFAHQQVRCSLASGSDLEWLPQELVLYADALFEQQLTVTLPQDASFLSAEIVRLGRTAAGETLEQGRWQSSLTIQRRAANSSTWELADRVELGSASLDSPHGLGGAPVFGTLVWAAPMAMGAETTATLLEGARADREGLTGTMRCGALNQGLIARYSGDSSRDARFWFSRIWERTRTLRGLTRPRIPRVWPLQEQPLRRQTSTVNAFDAVAETD comes from the coding sequence ATGCAACGTCTTGATCCTTGGCACGGCCGCTGCGACCTGCAGTTTCATGCCACCAACGACAGCACCCGACACCAGGGGGGCTGCACAGCTCCGTTCAAGTTGCTCCGCAGTGAACGCGGTGATGACGGACGCTGTGAGCTGCCGGTGCTGCATACCGCTGGAGGCCTGGTGGGCGGCGATCAACTCAGCCTGGACATCAAGCTTGAAGCGAACAGCCGCTGCCTGATCACCAGCGTGGCGGCGCAGAAGGTTTATGGGTCGATCGGCCGCAGCCGCCTGCAACCCGAGGGTTGCTTTGCCCATCAACAGGTGCGCTGCTCGCTGGCCAGCGGCAGTGATCTCGAATGGCTGCCACAGGAACTGGTGCTGTACGCCGATGCCTTGTTCGAGCAGCAGCTGACGGTGACCCTGCCCCAGGACGCGTCCTTTCTCAGCGCAGAGATCGTGCGCTTGGGCAGAACGGCCGCCGGTGAAACCCTGGAGCAGGGACGGTGGCAGTCGAGCCTCACCATTCAGCGCCGCGCGGCCAACAGCTCAACCTGGGAGCTAGCGGATCGCGTGGAACTCGGCAGCGCCAGCCTGGACAGCCCACACGGGTTGGGAGGCGCCCCGGTGTTTGGAACACTGGTTTGGGCCGCACCGATGGCCATGGGTGCCGAAACAACAGCAACGCTGCTGGAGGGAGCGCGGGCCGACCGAGAGGGTCTGACGGGAACGATGCGCTGCGGTGCCCTCAATCAGGGCCTGATCGCCCGCTATTCCGGCGATTCGAGCCGCGACGCCCGCTTTTGGTTCAGCCGAATCTGGGAACGGACGCGAACGCTCCGGGGCCTGACACGGCCTCGCATCCCCAGGGTCTGGCCCCTGCAGGAACAGCCTCTGCGCCGACAAACGTCCACTGTGAACGCTTTCGATGCTGTAGCGGAGACAGACTGA
- a CDS encoding urease subunit gamma, with the protein MHLSPQEKDKLLIVTAALLAERRLNRGLKLNHPEAVAWLSFLVLEGARDGKSVAELMQEGTTWLRQDQVMEGVPELVHEVQIEAVFPDGTKLVTLHDPIR; encoded by the coding sequence ATGCATCTCAGTCCCCAGGAAAAGGACAAGCTCCTGATCGTGACCGCAGCACTGCTTGCCGAGCGGCGCTTGAACCGTGGCCTCAAGCTCAACCACCCCGAAGCGGTGGCCTGGCTGAGTTTTCTGGTGCTGGAAGGCGCCCGTGACGGCAAGAGCGTGGCGGAGCTGATGCAGGAAGGCACCACCTGGCTGCGTCAAGACCAGGTGATGGAGGGCGTGCCCGAGCTCGTCCATGAGGTGCAGATCGAAGCCGTCTTCCCCGATGGCACCAAGCTCGTCACCCTGCACGACCCGATTCGCTGA
- a CDS encoding urease subunit beta: MAPLIPGELLPEPGELELNAGRPVTTVSVSNSGDRPVQVGSHFHFAEANAALQFDRAAARGQRLDIPAGTAIRFEPGDSRDVNLIPFAGARRVIGFNGQINGPLNA, from the coding sequence ATGGCACCTCTCATTCCAGGAGAACTGCTTCCTGAACCCGGTGAACTGGAGCTGAATGCAGGCCGACCCGTCACCACGGTGAGCGTCTCCAACAGCGGCGACCGGCCGGTACAGGTGGGCTCTCATTTCCATTTCGCCGAAGCCAACGCCGCCCTGCAGTTCGACCGGGCCGCAGCCCGCGGACAACGGCTCGACATCCCCGCCGGCACCGCCATCCGCTTCGAACCCGGCGACAGTCGCGACGTGAACCTGATTCCCTTCGCCGGTGCGCGACGCGTCATCGGCTTCAACGGCCAGATCAACGGACCCCTCAACGCCTGA